One segment of Gordonia terrae DNA contains the following:
- a CDS encoding peptidylprolyl isomerase: MSTNEERREAAKRKLEERLETERRARRKRKIVIASVSTAVVVAVVAGVTAVVVKKIMDDREAARWTTCAYEDSPSRFDQLPDQVPDTVPAEQRPQYQAELDELKAAAKNERTSPKPDERVLKSGTEQATFVTTQGTLPITLERDGAPCNTAAVTSLIENKFYDDSTCHRMTTSETLKILQCGDPTGTGMSGPGWTSPDEPPTDLQPAGQPDPQTGSAPVTYPRGTIAIANSSQGGQNPNTGSSQLFIVINDSQLGPDYSIVGKVDEPGLAVLDKVYAGGINPGPVGSQPGDGEPKLPVTIETATIN, from the coding sequence GTGTCCACCAATGAGGAGCGCCGTGAGGCGGCGAAGCGGAAGCTCGAAGAACGCCTCGAGACCGAGCGACGCGCCCGGCGCAAGCGGAAGATCGTCATCGCCTCCGTCTCGACCGCGGTCGTGGTGGCCGTCGTCGCGGGCGTGACAGCCGTCGTGGTGAAGAAGATCATGGACGACCGCGAGGCCGCCCGCTGGACGACCTGCGCCTACGAGGACTCCCCAAGCCGCTTCGACCAGCTGCCCGACCAGGTGCCGGACACCGTCCCGGCCGAGCAGCGGCCGCAGTACCAGGCCGAGCTCGACGAGCTGAAGGCTGCCGCCAAGAACGAGCGGACCTCCCCCAAGCCGGACGAACGGGTCCTGAAGTCGGGCACCGAACAGGCCACCTTCGTCACCACCCAGGGCACCCTGCCGATCACGCTCGAACGCGACGGCGCCCCGTGCAACACCGCGGCGGTCACCTCCCTGATCGAGAACAAGTTCTACGACGACTCGACCTGTCACCGCATGACCACCAGCGAGACGCTGAAGATCCTGCAGTGTGGCGACCCCACCGGAACCGGCATGAGCGGGCCCGGCTGGACGAGCCCGGACGAGCCGCCGACCGACCTGCAGCCGGCCGGACAACCCGATCCGCAGACCGGTTCCGCGCCCGTCACCTACCCGCGCGGCACGATCGCGATCGCCAACAGCAGCCAGGGCGGCCAGAATCCGAACACCGGCTCGAGCCAGCTCTTCATCGTCATCAACGACAGCCAGCTCGGCCCGGACTACTCGATCGTCGGCAAGGTCGACGAGCCCGGACTCGCGGTGCTCGACAAGGTCTACGCCGGCGGCATCAACCCCGGACCGGTCGGCAGCCAACCGGGCGACGGCGAGCCCAAGCTCCCCGTGACCATCGAGACGGCCACCATCAACTAG
- a CDS encoding RelA/SpoT family protein — MPDESDTAQRGVTPADNAGTTPESADRPVGGTGAVGSIQPGASASASRRVRARLARRMTATRSQVRPVLEPLVTLHREIYPKADVALLQRAYDVADERHSGQKRKSGDPYITHPLAVATILADLGMDTTTLIAALLHDTVEDTGYSLQALEKDFGPEVAHLVDGVTKLDKVALGSAAEAETIRKMIIAMARDPRVLVIKVADRLHNMRTMRFLPPEKQARKARETLEVIAPLAHRLGMATVKWELEDLSFAILHPKRYEEIVRLVADRAPSRDTYLARVRADINNALAGARINATVEGRPKHYWSIYQKMIVKGRDFDDIHDLVGMRILCEEDRDCYAAVGVVHSLWQPMAGRFKDYIAQPRFGVYMSLHTTVIGPEGKPLEVQIRTHEMHRTAEFGIAAHWRYKENGYRKSGKKSDTAEIDDMAWMRQLLDWQREAADPGEFLESLRYDLAVREIFVFTPKGDVITLPAGSTPVDFAYAVHTEVGHRCIGARVNGRLVALERTLENGEVVEVFTSKAPTAGPSKDWQTFVVSPRAKAKIRQWFAKERREEALEAGKDAIAKEVRRGGLPLQRLLSAESMSAIARELRYTDVTALYTAVGENHVSARHVVNRLVASLGGIEDAEEAIAERSTPSTMPTRSRQGGDAGVMVDGIDNVVIKLAKCCTPVPGDDILGFVTRGGGISVHRTDCTNAESLRQQEERILDVSWAPSPESVFLVAIQVEALDRHRLLSDVTKVLADERVNILSASVTTSRDRVAISKFTFEMGDPKHLGHVLNVVRNVEGVYDVYRVTSAAWSQRGGSGPRPADFTPTDRLRSRSRSRVEVCRSLNRGLRGRSFVAHDGRQAAGTEV; from the coding sequence ATGCCCGATGAATCCGACACGGCGCAGCGCGGCGTGACCCCCGCGGACAACGCCGGGACGACGCCCGAGAGCGCCGACCGGCCGGTCGGCGGCACGGGTGCGGTGGGCTCGATCCAGCCGGGCGCGTCCGCCTCGGCGTCGCGCCGGGTGCGCGCACGCCTCGCGCGCCGCATGACCGCGACCCGCAGCCAGGTCCGCCCCGTCCTCGAACCGCTGGTCACCCTGCACCGCGAGATCTACCCGAAGGCCGATGTCGCGCTGCTCCAGCGCGCCTACGACGTCGCCGACGAACGGCACAGCGGGCAGAAGCGCAAGTCCGGCGATCCCTACATCACCCATCCGCTGGCGGTCGCCACGATCCTCGCCGATCTGGGCATGGACACCACCACGCTCATCGCGGCACTCCTGCACGACACGGTCGAGGACACCGGCTACTCCCTGCAGGCACTGGAGAAGGATTTCGGGCCGGAGGTGGCCCACCTCGTCGACGGCGTGACCAAACTCGACAAGGTCGCCCTCGGCAGTGCGGCCGAGGCCGAGACCATCCGCAAGATGATCATCGCGATGGCGCGCGACCCACGCGTTCTCGTCATCAAGGTGGCCGACCGACTGCACAACATGCGCACGATGCGCTTCCTGCCGCCGGAGAAGCAGGCCCGAAAGGCTCGCGAGACGTTGGAAGTCATTGCGCCACTGGCACATCGACTCGGTATGGCGACGGTCAAGTGGGAGCTCGAGGACCTGTCCTTCGCCATCCTGCACCCCAAGCGATACGAGGAGATCGTCCGGCTCGTCGCCGATCGCGCACCGTCCCGCGACACCTACCTCGCCCGCGTGCGCGCCGACATCAACAACGCGCTCGCCGGCGCGCGCATCAACGCCACCGTCGAAGGGCGTCCGAAGCACTACTGGTCGATCTATCAGAAGATGATCGTCAAGGGTCGCGACTTCGACGACATCCACGACCTGGTCGGCATGCGCATCCTCTGCGAGGAGGACCGCGACTGCTATGCCGCCGTCGGCGTGGTGCACTCGCTGTGGCAGCCGATGGCAGGTCGCTTCAAGGACTACATCGCCCAGCCGCGATTCGGTGTGTACATGTCGTTGCACACCACCGTGATCGGTCCCGAGGGCAAACCCCTCGAGGTGCAGATCCGCACGCACGAGATGCACCGGACCGCCGAGTTCGGGATCGCCGCGCACTGGCGTTACAAAGAAAACGGCTACCGCAAGTCGGGCAAGAAGTCGGACACCGCCGAGATCGACGACATGGCGTGGATGCGTCAGCTGCTCGACTGGCAGCGGGAGGCCGCAGACCCGGGTGAGTTCCTCGAGTCGCTGCGCTACGACCTCGCCGTCCGCGAGATCTTCGTGTTCACCCCGAAGGGCGACGTGATCACGCTGCCCGCCGGGTCGACGCCGGTCGATTTCGCCTACGCGGTGCACACCGAGGTCGGTCACCGCTGTATCGGCGCGCGCGTCAACGGCCGGCTGGTCGCGCTGGAACGCACGCTCGAGAACGGCGAGGTGGTGGAGGTGTTCACCTCCAAGGCCCCGACCGCGGGCCCGTCGAAGGACTGGCAGACCTTCGTGGTCTCGCCGCGCGCCAAGGCCAAGATCCGGCAGTGGTTCGCCAAGGAGCGTCGCGAAGAGGCCCTCGAGGCAGGCAAGGACGCCATCGCCAAGGAGGTCCGACGCGGCGGACTGCCACTCCAGCGGCTCCTCAGCGCGGAATCGATGTCGGCGATCGCGCGCGAACTGCGCTACACCGACGTGACCGCGCTGTACACCGCGGTGGGCGAGAACCACGTCTCCGCACGGCATGTCGTCAACCGGCTGGTCGCGTCACTGGGTGGCATCGAGGACGCCGAAGAAGCGATCGCCGAGCGGTCGACACCGTCGACGATGCCGACGCGGTCGCGGCAGGGCGGCGACGCCGGTGTGATGGTCGACGGCATCGACAACGTCGTGATCAAGCTCGCCAAGTGCTGCACCCCGGTACCCGGCGACGACATCCTGGGGTTCGTGACCCGCGGCGGCGGGATCAGCGTGCACCGCACCGACTGCACCAACGCCGAATCGCTGCGCCAGCAGGAGGAACGCATCCTCGACGTGTCGTGGGCCCCGTCGCCGGAATCGGTGTTCCTGGTTGCGATCCAGGTGGAAGCGCTCGACCGGCACCGTCTGCTGTCGGATGTGACCAAGGTGCTCGCCGACGAACGCGTCAACATCCTGTCCGCGTCGGTCACGACGAGCCGCGACCGGGTCGCCATCAGCAAGTTCACCTTCGAGATGGGCGACCCGAAGCACCTCGGCCACGTCCTCAACGTCGTGCGCAACGTCGAAGGTGTCTACGACGTCTATCGGGTGACCTCGGCCGCCTGGTCGCAACGCGGGGGGTCGGGCCCGCGACCGGCAGACTTCACCCCGACCGACAGACTTCGATCGAGGTCTAGGAGTCGAGTTGAAGTCTGTCGGTCACTGAATCGGGGACTTCGGGGAAGGTCTTTCGTGGCCCACGACGGTCGCCAGGCCGCGGGTACTGAGGTGTGA
- a CDS encoding adenine phosphoribosyltransferase → MGGVVPERTAEAVSRARAAIAEHARLVDDFPAPGIAFKDLTPVLADPEGLSTIVTALTHGCSSIDLVAGIDARGFLLGGAVARELEVGVLAVRKGGKLPPPVIAVDYSLEYGQATLEIPANGLNLTGRRVLLVDDVLATGGTAVAAAELLHRAGAQVVGVAVIMELAGLGGRDTIARGLGPDVPVHAVASD, encoded by the coding sequence ATGGGTGGTGTCGTGCCCGAACGTACGGCGGAGGCGGTCTCGCGAGCACGGGCGGCCATCGCCGAACACGCTCGCCTCGTGGACGACTTCCCGGCTCCCGGAATCGCTTTCAAAGACCTGACCCCGGTACTCGCCGACCCGGAGGGGCTGTCGACGATCGTCACCGCGCTGACCCACGGTTGCTCCTCGATCGACCTCGTGGCCGGCATCGATGCGCGCGGCTTCCTGCTGGGCGGTGCGGTCGCACGTGAGCTCGAGGTCGGGGTGCTCGCGGTCCGCAAGGGAGGCAAACTACCGCCGCCCGTCATCGCCGTCGACTACAGCCTCGAGTACGGGCAGGCGACGCTCGAGATCCCGGCGAACGGCCTGAACCTGACCGGCCGTCGCGTGCTGCTCGTCGACGACGTGCTCGCGACCGGGGGGACCGCGGTGGCCGCGGCCGAATTGCTGCACCGCGCCGGTGCGCAGGTCGTCGGGGTCGCGGTGATCATGGAGCTCGCCGGTCTCGGCGGCCGGGACACGATCGCCCGGGGTCTCGGACCGGACGTCCCCGTCCACGCGGTCGCGTCGGACTGA